A window from Streptomyces subrutilus encodes these proteins:
- a CDS encoding MBL fold metallo-hydrolase: MPAEITWWGHATCTVEDSGVRVLTDPLFGRRLAHLRRRRGAVPPDAAAVADVVLVSHLHADHLHLPSLARLAPGTRLLVPRGARGAVPGLARVAGSRGLAVTEVGPGDEVAVRAGVRVRAVSARHDGRRLPYGPQRVPALGYVVEGASRTYFAGDTGLFDTMAEEVGPVDVALLPVGGWGPYLGPGHLDAGRAARALAELAPAAAVPVHYGTFWPIGMDAVRPHEFHAPGAEFERWARRLAPKVTVRVPGHGERVRLP, from the coding sequence GTGCCGGCGGAGATCACCTGGTGGGGACATGCCACGTGCACGGTCGAGGACTCCGGTGTCCGGGTGCTGACGGACCCGTTGTTCGGGCGTCGCCTGGCGCACCTGCGGCGGCGGCGCGGAGCGGTGCCCCCGGACGCGGCCGCGGTGGCCGACGTGGTGCTGGTGTCGCACCTGCACGCCGACCACCTCCACCTGCCGTCGCTGGCCCGGCTCGCGCCCGGCACCCGGCTGCTGGTGCCGCGCGGCGCGCGCGGCGCGGTGCCGGGACTGGCCCGGGTCGCCGGGTCGCGCGGGCTGGCGGTGACCGAGGTGGGTCCGGGCGACGAGGTCGCGGTGCGCGCCGGGGTGCGGGTGCGGGCGGTGTCCGCCCGGCACGACGGGCGGCGGCTGCCCTACGGCCCGCAGCGGGTGCCGGCCCTCGGGTACGTGGTCGAGGGCGCCTCACGCACGTACTTCGCCGGGGACACCGGCCTGTTCGACACGATGGCCGAGGAGGTGGGGCCGGTGGATGTGGCCCTGCTGCCGGTGGGCGGCTGGGGGCCGTACCTCGGGCCGGGGCACCTGGACGCGGGGCGGGCGGCGCGGGCCCTGGCCGAGCTGGCTCCGGCGGCCGCGGTCCCGGTCCACTACGGGACGTTCTGGCCGATCGGCATGGACGCGGTGCGGCCGCACGAGTTCCACGCCCCGGGCGCGGAGTTCGAGCGCTGGGCGCGCCGGCTGGCGCCGAAGGTGACCGTACGGGTGCCCGGGCACGGCGAACGGGTGCGGCTGCCGTGA
- a CDS encoding DedA family protein, whose product MTWQELVTAATTGQVAPGSAGQALGYPALFVLVALGALVPVIPTGALVSTAAVVAFHQQSLPFGVALVVGAAAVAAFVGDIALYWLGRRGVHSRGGSRWLEALRRRASPERLEQARTKLDEHGVLVLVVSRLVPAGRVPVMLACLLAELPLRRFARGDGPACLAWAVTYGLIGILGGSLFSEPWKGVALAVALTLLMSAGPAAWRWAAKTARTRRARTKTAG is encoded by the coding sequence GTGACCTGGCAGGAGCTCGTGACGGCGGCGACCACCGGCCAGGTGGCGCCGGGCTCCGCCGGGCAGGCGTTGGGCTACCCGGCGCTGTTCGTCCTGGTGGCCCTGGGCGCGCTGGTGCCGGTCATCCCCACGGGGGCGCTGGTGAGCACGGCGGCGGTGGTCGCCTTCCACCAGCAGTCGCTGCCGTTCGGGGTGGCCCTGGTCGTCGGCGCGGCCGCGGTCGCGGCGTTCGTCGGGGACATCGCCCTGTACTGGCTGGGACGGCGCGGGGTGCACTCGCGGGGCGGCTCGCGCTGGCTGGAGGCCCTGCGCCGCCGGGCCTCGCCGGAGCGGCTGGAGCAGGCCCGCACCAAGCTCGACGAGCACGGGGTGCTGGTCCTCGTGGTCTCCCGGCTGGTCCCGGCGGGCCGCGTCCCGGTGATGCTGGCCTGCCTGCTGGCGGAGCTGCCGCTGCGCCGCTTCGCCCGCGGCGACGGCCCGGCCTGCCTCGCGTGGGCGGTCACCTACGGCCTGATCGGCATCCTGGGCGGCTCGCTCTTCTCGGAGCCGTGGAAGGGCGTGGCGCTGGCCGTCGCCCTGACCCTGCTGATGAGCGCGGGACCGGCGGCCTGGCGGTGGGCCGCGAAGACGGCCCGGACCAGGCGGGCGCGGACGAAGACGGCCGGGTAG
- a CDS encoding amidase: MDDTELILAGVARQAELVRTGAVSARRLVEASLARIERLDRHLGAFRVVRAAQALAEADARDAARAAGAPAGPLEGVPVAVKDELDVTGEVTTFGGAANRTPAARDSEAVRRLRAAGAVVVGKTTMPEFGQWPFTESAAYGYTRNPWDTARTPGGSSGGSAAAVAAGLATAALGGDGGGSLRIPAACCGLFALKPQRGRVSTAPHPHLWHALGTVGPLTRTVLDSALLYDVLAGPAAGDRWTARPTRTGFAEAARTEPGRLRIGYSAKPAAPGVRPHPEHVRALHATVRALRELGHDVRPVDPRYPDTTAAFVPQFGGGVRFEAAGTERPDLVERRTRQTLLLARLTPEPVVARAVRAGERMAVRANQVFQRIDLLLTPTVAARPGPVGALDGAGMLRAAVRSLPMIAYTALWNVTGNPAASVPAGFGSDGLPLAVQLVGREHDETTVVQVAAQLEAVRPWAGRLPDLAR; this comes from the coding sequence ATGGACGACACCGAGCTGATCCTCGCGGGCGTGGCACGGCAGGCCGAACTCGTGCGCACGGGCGCGGTGTCGGCCCGGCGGCTGGTCGAGGCCTCGCTCGCCCGCATCGAGCGGCTCGACCGGCACCTGGGCGCGTTCCGCGTCGTCCGCGCCGCGCAGGCCCTGGCCGAAGCGGACGCCCGGGACGCCGCCCGCGCCGCCGGAGCCCCGGCCGGCCCGCTGGAGGGCGTGCCGGTCGCCGTCAAGGACGAGCTGGACGTCACCGGGGAGGTCACCACCTTCGGCGGCGCCGCCAACCGCACCCCCGCCGCCCGGGACTCCGAGGCCGTGCGCAGACTGCGGGCGGCCGGAGCGGTGGTCGTCGGGAAGACGACCATGCCGGAGTTCGGGCAATGGCCGTTCACCGAGTCCGCGGCCTACGGATACACCCGCAATCCCTGGGACACCGCCCGCACCCCCGGCGGATCGAGCGGCGGCAGCGCCGCGGCCGTCGCGGCCGGCCTGGCCACGGCCGCGCTCGGCGGCGACGGCGGCGGCTCCCTGCGCATCCCGGCCGCCTGCTGCGGCCTGTTCGCCCTCAAACCGCAGCGGGGCCGCGTCTCCACCGCCCCGCACCCGCACCTGTGGCACGCCCTCGGGACCGTGGGACCGCTCACCCGGACGGTGCTGGACAGCGCCCTCCTGTACGACGTGCTCGCCGGCCCCGCCGCCGGCGACCGCTGGACCGCGCGGCCCACCCGGACGGGATTCGCCGAGGCGGCGCGCACCGAGCCCGGCCGGCTCCGCATCGGGTACTCGGCCAAGCCCGCGGCCCCCGGCGTGCGCCCGCACCCCGAGCACGTACGGGCCCTGCACGCGACCGTACGGGCCCTGCGCGAACTGGGTCACGACGTACGGCCCGTCGACCCCCGCTACCCCGACACCACGGCGGCGTTCGTCCCGCAGTTCGGCGGCGGGGTCCGGTTCGAGGCGGCCGGCACCGAGCGGCCCGACCTCGTCGAGCGGCGCACCCGCCAGACCCTGCTGCTCGCCCGGCTGACGCCCGAACCGGTCGTGGCCCGCGCGGTGCGGGCCGGGGAGCGGATGGCCGTGCGCGCCAACCAGGTCTTCCAGCGGATCGACCTGCTGCTCACCCCGACCGTCGCCGCACGGCCGGGCCCGGTCGGCGCGCTGGACGGGGCGGGAATGCTGCGCGCGGCGGTCCGCTCGCTGCCGATGATCGCGTACACGGCGCTGTGGAACGTCACCGGCAATCCGGCCGCGTCCGTCCCGGCCGGGTTCGGGAGCGACGGACTGCCGCTGGCCGTGCAACTGGTGGGCCGGGAGCACGACGAGACCACCGTGGTCCAGGTGGCCGCACAGCTCGAAGCCGTGCGGCCGTGGGCCGGCCGCCTGCCGGATCTCGCCCGTTGA
- a CDS encoding MBL fold metallo-hydrolase, which yields MRDQPDAPDAPVSATPSATPSTAPGTGPDPLAPARSAPRPLGEHRRWPRSFADRLTTPLPGLRAFARLAREGALRPGPDGLRGIPDLPYAPAPLPVTGPGALCATWAGHASWVLRVGGLTVLTDPVWSRRILGTPARMTPVGVPWAQLPPVDAVVISHNHYDHLDAPTLKRLPRHTPLFVPAGLAGWFRRRGFTLVTELDWWESAELGGVRFDFVPAHHWSKRSLLDTCRSLWGGWVLTEAPGPAPRSVYFAGDTGYGHWFREIGRRHPGLDLALLPIGAYAPRWWLRDVHADPEEAVRACLDLGARRMAPMHWAAFVLSAEPVTEPLHRVRAAWGRAGLAREDLWDLPVGGSRTLGP from the coding sequence ATGAGGGACCAGCCCGACGCCCCCGACGCCCCCGTGTCCGCGACCCCGTCGGCGACCCCCTCGACGGCCCCCGGCACCGGCCCGGACCCGCTCGCCCCGGCCCGCTCCGCCCCGCGCCCGCTCGGCGAGCACCGCCGGTGGCCGCGGTCCTTCGCCGACCGGCTCACCACCCCGCTCCCCGGCCTCCGCGCCTTCGCCCGCCTCGCCCGCGAGGGGGCCCTGCGGCCCGGCCCCGACGGGCTGCGCGGCATCCCCGACCTGCCGTACGCGCCCGCCCCGCTGCCCGTCACCGGCCCCGGCGCGCTCTGCGCCACCTGGGCCGGGCACGCCAGCTGGGTGCTGCGGGTCGGCGGCCTGACGGTCCTGACCGACCCGGTCTGGTCCCGGCGCATCCTCGGCACCCCGGCCCGGATGACGCCCGTCGGGGTGCCGTGGGCGCAACTGCCGCCGGTGGACGCGGTGGTGATCAGCCACAACCACTACGACCACCTCGACGCACCCACCCTCAAGCGGCTGCCCCGGCACACCCCCCTCTTCGTCCCGGCCGGCCTCGCCGGCTGGTTCCGCCGCCGCGGCTTCACCCTGGTGACCGAGCTGGACTGGTGGGAGTCGGCCGAACTCGGCGGCGTGCGCTTCGACTTCGTCCCCGCCCACCACTGGTCCAAGCGGTCCCTGCTCGACACCTGCCGGTCCCTGTGGGGTGGCTGGGTCCTCACCGAGGCCCCCGGACCGGCCCCGCGCAGCGTCTACTTCGCCGGGGACACCGGATACGGCCACTGGTTCCGCGAGATCGGCCGCCGCCACCCCGGCCTGGACCTCGCCCTGCTGCCCATCGGCGCCTACGCGCCGCGCTGGTGGCTGCGCGACGTCCACGCCGACCCCGAAGAAGCCGTACGGGCCTGCCTCGACCTCGGCGCCCGGCGGATGGCCCCCATGCACTGGGCCGCCTTCGTGCTCTCCGCCGAGCCCGTGACCGAACCCCTGCACCGGGTCAGGGCGGCCTGGGGCCGGGCCGGACTGGCCCGCGAGGACCTCTGGGACCTGCCCGTCGGCGGCTCGCGGACCCTGGGGCCTTGA
- a CDS encoding aminotransferase class I/II-fold pyridoxal phosphate-dependent enzyme has product MQRTTAEGRGPVRYGPPAPQPGLPVLPELLSVLTAAAGRTAAEPAGGGPAVREAACRHWGRRGLPTAPQDVAAGPGAPALLLALLAAHGGDVLLPRPCPAWWTPQVRMLGRRAYHVPTPAECGGVPDPYALLETVRRVRAEGGDPRVLLLSAADDPTATVPPPDMLREACEAAESAGLFVVSDESWRDTVHRPRETLVLSPAEMLPDGAAVLVDLAGALLPASWPAAVLRFPDTPRGTWLRARTLDVLTATGALVAGPVAAAAAHALDEPDAVAGRAWAEAALHGAVAAAAHRELLAAGALARPPQAGRHLYADLGPLRAGLARQGVGDAMELEDWLGARLGVPTPGGQRFADELGALRVRLSTGPLLGATPQERLAALHARDPLGLPHVRRALDLLGSTLGGLA; this is encoded by the coding sequence ATGCAGCGCACGACGGCGGAAGGCCGCGGCCCGGTCCGGTACGGCCCGCCCGCGCCCCAGCCGGGCCTGCCCGTACTGCCCGAGCTGCTCTCCGTCCTGACCGCCGCCGCCGGACGCACCGCCGCCGAACCGGCGGGCGGAGGGCCTGCGGTGCGCGAGGCGGCCTGCCGCCACTGGGGCCGGCGCGGGCTCCCGACCGCCCCGCAGGACGTCGCCGCGGGCCCCGGCGCCCCGGCCCTGCTGCTGGCCCTGCTCGCCGCCCACGGCGGGGACGTGCTGCTGCCCCGGCCCTGTCCCGCCTGGTGGACGCCGCAGGTCCGGATGCTGGGCCGACGGGCCTACCACGTGCCGACCCCGGCCGAGTGCGGGGGCGTACCGGACCCGTACGCGCTGCTGGAGACCGTACGGCGGGTGCGCGCCGAGGGCGGCGACCCGCGGGTACTGCTCCTGTCGGCCGCCGACGACCCGACCGCCACCGTCCCGCCGCCGGACATGCTGCGCGAGGCCTGCGAGGCGGCCGAGTCCGCCGGGCTGTTCGTCGTCAGCGACGAGAGCTGGCGCGACACCGTCCACCGGCCCCGCGAAACCCTGGTCCTCAGCCCCGCCGAGATGCTCCCCGACGGGGCCGCCGTCCTCGTCGACCTGGCCGGCGCGCTGCTCCCGGCCTCCTGGCCGGCCGCCGTGCTCCGCTTCCCCGACACCCCGCGCGGAACCTGGCTGCGGGCCCGGACCCTCGACGTGCTCACCGCCACCGGAGCCCTGGTCGCCGGACCGGTGGCGGCGGCCGCCGCGCACGCGCTCGACGAACCGGACGCCGTCGCCGGGCGCGCCTGGGCGGAAGCCGCCCTGCACGGCGCCGTCGCCGCCGCCGCCCACCGCGAGCTGCTCGCCGCGGGTGCGCTCGCCCGGCCCCCGCAGGCCGGCCGGCACCTCTACGCCGACCTCGGCCCGCTGCGGGCCGGGCTGGCCCGGCAGGGGGTCGGCGACGCGATGGAGCTGGAGGACTGGCTCGGGGCCCGGCTCGGCGTGCCGACGCCCGGCGGGCAGCGGTTCGCCGACGAGCTCGGCGCGCTGCGGGTGCGGCTGTCGACCGGGCCGCTGCTGGGCGCGACCCCGCAGGAGCGGCTGGCCGCGCTGCACGCCCGCGACCCCCTCGGCCTCCCGCACGTGCGGCGCGCCCTGGACCTCCTCGGATCCACCCTGGGCGGCCTGGCCTGA
- a CDS encoding methyltransferase domain-containing protein, producing the protein MNTAGNAGSRAGRVAEDGRNTAGGSAVYTHGHHESVLRSHRWRTAENSAAYLLGELRPGLSVLDVGCGPGTITADLAQRVAPGGRVTAVDASAEVVEQARRHAAERGLTGIAFATADVHALDFPDDSFDVVHAHQVLQHVGDPVRALREMRRVCRPGGVVAARDADYAAMTWYPAAPGLDAWLALYRRVARANGGEPDAGRRLHAWARGAGFTEVAASATSWCFATGEETAWWSSLWADRTTASAYAEAATRGGHATPAELASLSAAWRAWGAHPDAWFSVLNGEILARVH; encoded by the coding sequence ATGAACACCGCCGGGAACGCCGGGAGCCGAGCCGGGCGCGTGGCCGAGGACGGCCGGAACACGGCCGGGGGGAGCGCCGTCTACACCCACGGCCACCACGAGTCGGTGCTGCGCTCGCACCGGTGGCGCACCGCCGAGAACTCGGCCGCGTACCTGCTCGGCGAGCTGCGCCCCGGCCTGTCCGTGCTGGACGTGGGCTGCGGCCCGGGCACGATCACGGCCGACCTGGCGCAGCGGGTGGCGCCGGGCGGCCGGGTCACCGCCGTGGACGCCTCGGCGGAGGTCGTGGAGCAGGCCCGGCGGCACGCGGCGGAACGCGGGCTGACCGGGATCGCGTTCGCCACCGCCGACGTGCACGCGCTGGACTTCCCCGACGACTCCTTCGACGTGGTCCACGCCCACCAGGTCCTGCAGCACGTCGGCGATCCGGTACGGGCCCTGCGCGAGATGCGGCGGGTGTGCCGGCCCGGCGGGGTCGTGGCGGCCCGGGACGCCGACTACGCGGCCATGACCTGGTACCCCGCCGCGCCCGGTCTGGACGCGTGGCTGGCCCTCTACCGGCGGGTGGCCCGCGCCAACGGCGGCGAGCCGGACGCGGGCCGGCGGCTGCACGCCTGGGCGCGCGGGGCGGGCTTCACCGAGGTGGCGGCCTCGGCGACCTCCTGGTGCTTCGCGACCGGGGAGGAGACCGCCTGGTGGTCATCCCTGTGGGCGGACCGCACGACGGCCTCCGCGTACGCGGAGGCCGCCACCCGCGGCGGCCACGCCACCCCGGCCGAGCTCGCGTCCCTGAGCGCGGCCTGGCGGGCCTGGGGCGCCCACCCGGACGCCTGGTTCTCGGTCCTGAACGGCGAGATCCTGGCCCGGGTCCACTGA
- a CDS encoding aldo/keto reductase, producing the protein MTAVPTVTLNNAVRIPQLGFGTFQIPPEDTRETTLAALAAGYRHIDTAEMYGNEKGVGQAVRDSGLDRDEVFVTSKLDNGAHAHDDALRAFDGTLAALGLDHLDLFLVHWPLPGRGDFVETWRAMEEIYRSGRAKAIGVSNFQPHHLRRLLDGSTVVPAVNQIEVHPYLTQDEVRAFGAEQGIATEAWSPIAQGKVLDDPAIVRIAERVGKSPAQVTLRWHLQRGDIVFPKSSTRERMEENFDLFDFELGAGDMGEISALNRDERTGPDPDRFNG; encoded by the coding sequence GTGACCGCAGTACCGACCGTCACCCTCAACAACGCCGTCCGGATCCCGCAGCTCGGCTTCGGCACCTTCCAGATCCCCCCGGAGGACACCCGGGAGACGACCCTGGCCGCGCTGGCGGCCGGCTACCGGCACATCGACACCGCGGAGATGTACGGCAACGAGAAGGGCGTCGGCCAGGCGGTCCGGGACTCCGGCCTCGACCGCGACGAGGTCTTCGTGACCAGCAAGCTCGACAACGGCGCCCACGCGCACGACGACGCCCTGCGGGCCTTCGACGGCACCCTGGCCGCACTGGGCCTCGACCACCTGGACCTCTTCCTCGTCCACTGGCCGCTGCCCGGCAGGGGCGACTTCGTGGAGACCTGGCGGGCGATGGAGGAGATCTACCGCTCGGGGCGCGCCAAGGCCATCGGGGTGTCCAACTTCCAGCCCCACCACCTGCGCCGGCTGCTCGACGGCAGCACGGTGGTGCCCGCGGTCAACCAGATCGAGGTGCACCCCTACCTCACGCAGGACGAGGTCAGGGCCTTCGGCGCCGAACAGGGCATCGCCACCGAGGCCTGGTCTCCCATCGCCCAGGGCAAGGTGCTCGACGACCCGGCCATCGTGCGCATCGCGGAGCGGGTCGGCAAGTCGCCGGCCCAGGTGACCCTGCGCTGGCACCTCCAGCGCGGCGACATCGTCTTCCCGAAGTCCTCGACGCGCGAGCGCATGGAGGAGAACTTCGACCTCTTCGACTTCGAGCTCGGCGCGGGCGACATGGGCGAGATCTCCGCGCTGAACCGCGACGAGCGCACCGGCCCGGACCCGGACCGCTTCAACGGCTGA
- a CDS encoding NAD-dependent succinate-semialdehyde dehydrogenase: MSDQRKSPFATVNPYTGETLAEFDAIEGDAVDDAVETAGRAFEAWRARPIAERAAVVARAAGLMRERKEELARTITLEMGKLIAEARGEVDLAASILDYYAEHGPEFAAAEPLDVEEGEAYLVSEPLGVLLGVMPWNFPLYQVVRFAGPNLVLGNTVLVKHAGICPQSALALESLFRDAEAPEGVYTNLFVSHDEIARVIDSPVVRGASLTGSEKAGAEVAERAGRNMKPSLLELGGSDVFVVLDREGLERTIGAAVAGRMANTGQSCVASKRFIVLDEIHDDFVDGLRRAFEELRPGDPADEATTLGPLSSERAAADLADQIRETVEQGAELVTGGHRIDRPGAFVEPTVLTGVKPGMRAYAEELFGPAAVVYRVADEDEAVALANDSRYGLGGSVFCADVERGRRVAERIETGMVWVNHPTSTQPDLPFGGIKRSGYGRELSKLGTQEFVNRKLVRILPPDARLRGIAG, encoded by the coding sequence ATGTCCGACCAGCGCAAGAGCCCGTTCGCGACCGTCAACCCGTACACCGGTGAGACCCTCGCGGAATTCGACGCCATCGAGGGCGATGCGGTGGACGACGCGGTCGAAACGGCGGGCCGGGCCTTCGAGGCCTGGCGGGCCCGGCCGATCGCCGAGCGGGCCGCCGTCGTCGCCCGCGCGGCCGGACTGATGCGCGAGCGCAAGGAGGAGCTGGCCCGGACGATCACCCTGGAGATGGGCAAGCTCATCGCGGAGGCGCGCGGAGAGGTGGACCTCGCCGCGTCGATCCTGGACTACTACGCCGAGCACGGCCCGGAGTTCGCCGCCGCCGAGCCGCTCGACGTCGAGGAGGGGGAAGCGTACCTGGTCAGCGAGCCCCTCGGAGTCCTGCTGGGGGTCATGCCGTGGAACTTCCCGCTCTACCAGGTGGTCCGGTTCGCCGGCCCCAACCTGGTCCTGGGCAACACCGTCCTGGTCAAGCACGCCGGCATCTGCCCGCAGTCGGCACTGGCCCTGGAGTCCCTGTTCCGTGACGCCGAGGCCCCCGAGGGGGTCTACACCAACCTCTTCGTGAGCCACGACGAGATCGCGCGCGTCATCGACAGCCCGGTGGTCCGCGGAGCCTCCCTGACCGGCAGCGAGAAGGCGGGCGCCGAGGTCGCCGAACGGGCGGGGCGGAACATGAAGCCCAGCCTGCTGGAGCTCGGCGGCAGCGACGTCTTCGTCGTCCTCGACCGCGAGGGGCTGGAGCGCACCATCGGCGCCGCGGTGGCGGGCCGGATGGCGAACACCGGCCAGAGCTGCGTCGCCTCGAAGCGGTTCATCGTGCTGGACGAGATCCACGACGACTTCGTGGACGGACTGCGCCGCGCCTTCGAGGAGCTGCGGCCGGGCGACCCGGCGGACGAGGCGACCACCCTCGGCCCGCTCTCCTCGGAACGGGCGGCCGCCGACCTGGCCGACCAGATCCGCGAGACCGTGGAGCAGGGGGCGGAGCTCGTCACCGGCGGCCACCGGATCGACCGCCCCGGCGCCTTCGTCGAACCGACGGTCCTCACCGGCGTCAAGCCGGGCATGCGCGCCTACGCCGAGGAACTCTTCGGCCCCGCCGCCGTGGTCTACCGGGTGGCCGACGAGGACGAGGCCGTCGCCCTGGCCAACGACAGCCGGTACGGCCTCGGCGGCTCCGTCTTCTGCGCGGACGTGGAGCGCGGGCGTCGGGTCGCGGAGCGCATCGAGACCGGCATGGTCTGGGTCAACCACCCGACCTCCACCCAGCCCGACCTGCCGTTCGGCGGCATCAAGCGCTCGGGCTACGGGCGCGAGCTGTCGAAGCTCGGCACGCAGGAGTTCGTGAACCGCAAGCTGGTCCGCATCCTGCCGCCCGACGCGCGACTGCGCGGCATCGCCGGCTGA
- a CDS encoding DUF5107 domain-containing protein, whose translation MATTVRRAVLTLPAAPLGPENPLPSLRPPAEVHTLDERARGGLPRDMARQIGYEPLRSLLPVRLRDGYGRERAEREFDSIVIENEHLRVTVLPGLGGRVHSLVHLATGRELLYRNPVFQPANFALNGAWFSGGIEWNTGATGHTTLSCAPVHAALVPAPDGGAMVRLWEWERLRDLPFQVDLWLPQDAEFLYVGVRLRNPHERPAPVYWWSNIAVPEEPGTRILAPADEAWHFGYERALRRVPVPEWEGADRTYPLAGAYPADYFYDLREGDRPWIASLDGAGQGLVQTSTGLLRGRKLFVWGAGAGGRRWQEWLTEPGTGGYAEIQAGLARTQLEHVRLEGGAEFSWLEAYGPLAADPEAVHGPDWAAARGAAGAALEAVLPRERVDAAYEAWRGRADTEPGERLAAGSGWGALEVLRAGLELPGTPFEEATLGEEQAPWLELWRTGVLPAPGRVAPPGPSLVATHWRDMLETAPADPLTEYHLGVAQWHAGDVAQAVRSWERGLPLAPSRWPLLRCLAVADALAGDPARAADGYAAAFADLAGETRGGEGWAAAEYALGLEAMAALLAAGRLPEARGVWDRLRPALRERGRFRLLAARLLAAEGHVAAARRVFEDGFEIPDLREGEETLSEAWADLTDHPLPARYDFRMRPPGEGEAR comes from the coding sequence ATGGCCACCACCGTCCGACGCGCCGTACTGACCCTCCCCGCAGCCCCGTTGGGCCCCGAGAACCCCCTGCCCTCCCTGCGCCCGCCCGCCGAGGTCCACACCCTCGACGAGCGCGCGCGGGGCGGGCTGCCGCGCGACATGGCCCGGCAGATCGGGTACGAGCCGCTGCGCTCCCTGCTGCCCGTCCGGCTCCGCGACGGCTACGGACGGGAGCGCGCGGAGCGGGAGTTCGACTCGATCGTCATCGAGAACGAACACCTGCGGGTCACCGTCCTGCCCGGTCTCGGCGGCCGCGTCCACTCGCTCGTCCACCTGGCCACCGGACGTGAACTCCTCTACCGCAACCCGGTGTTCCAGCCCGCCAACTTCGCCCTGAACGGCGCCTGGTTCTCCGGCGGCATCGAGTGGAACACCGGGGCCACCGGCCACACCACCCTCTCGTGCGCCCCCGTGCACGCCGCACTCGTCCCGGCCCCCGACGGCGGTGCGATGGTCCGGCTGTGGGAGTGGGAGCGGCTGCGCGACCTGCCGTTCCAGGTGGACCTGTGGCTGCCGCAGGACGCGGAGTTCCTCTACGTCGGCGTCCGGCTGCGCAACCCGCACGAGCGCCCCGCCCCCGTGTACTGGTGGTCCAACATCGCCGTTCCCGAGGAACCGGGGACGCGGATCCTCGCCCCCGCCGACGAGGCCTGGCACTTCGGCTACGAGCGCGCGCTGCGCCGCGTCCCGGTACCGGAATGGGAGGGCGCCGACCGCACGTACCCGCTCGCCGGCGCGTACCCCGCCGACTACTTCTACGACCTCCGGGAGGGGGACCGGCCCTGGATCGCCTCGCTGGACGGCGCCGGGCAGGGCCTCGTCCAGACCTCCACCGGGCTGCTGCGCGGGCGCAAGCTGTTCGTCTGGGGGGCCGGCGCGGGGGGCCGGCGCTGGCAGGAGTGGCTGACCGAGCCGGGCACGGGCGGCTACGCGGAGATCCAGGCCGGGCTGGCCCGCACGCAGCTGGAGCACGTACGGCTGGAGGGCGGGGCGGAGTTCAGCTGGCTGGAGGCGTACGGCCCGCTGGCCGCGGACCCGGAGGCGGTGCACGGGCCCGACTGGGCGGCGGCGCGCGGAGCGGCCGGGGCCGCGCTGGAGGCCGTACTGCCCCGGGAGCGGGTGGACGCGGCGTACGAGGCGTGGCGCGGCCGCGCCGACACCGAGCCGGGGGAGCGGCTGGCGGCCGGTTCGGGCTGGGGGGCGCTGGAGGTGCTGCGCGCGGGGCTGGAGCTGCCGGGCACCCCGTTCGAGGAGGCCACGCTCGGGGAGGAGCAGGCGCCGTGGCTGGAGCTGTGGCGCACGGGCGTCCTCCCCGCGCCAGGCCGGGTGGCGCCGCCCGGGCCGAGCCTGGTCGCCACGCACTGGCGGGACATGCTGGAAACGGCCCCGGCGGACCCGCTGACCGAGTACCACCTCGGGGTGGCGCAGTGGCACGCGGGCGACGTGGCCCAGGCGGTGCGGAGCTGGGAGCGCGGGCTGCCGCTCGCCCCCTCGCGGTGGCCGCTGCTGCGCTGCCTGGCGGTGGCGGACGCACTGGCCGGCGATCCGGCGCGGGCGGCGGACGGGTACGCGGCGGCCTTCGCGGACCTGGCCGGGGAGACCCGGGGCGGCGAGGGCTGGGCGGCGGCCGAGTACGCGCTGGGCCTGGAGGCGATGGCCGCGCTGCTGGCGGCCGGGCGGCTGCCCGAGGCCCGCGGCGTGTGGGACCGGCTGCGGCCCGCGCTGCGCGAGCGGGGCCGCTTCCGGCTGCTGGCGGCCCGGCTGCTGGCGGCGGAGGGGCACGTGGCCGCGGCCCGGCGGGTCTTCGAGGACGGCTTCGAGATCCCGGACCTGCGGGAGGGCGAGGAGACCCTGTCCGAGGCCTGGGCGGACCTGACCGACCACCCGCTGCCGGCCCGCTACGACTTCCGGATGCGGCCGCCGGGGGAGGGGGAGGCGCGCTGA